One part of the Sporosarcina ureae genome encodes these proteins:
- the ahrC gene encoding transcriptional regulator AhrC/ArgR codes for MNKGQRHLRIREIITNHEIETQDQLVESLKDAGADVTQATVSRDIKEMHLIKVPSPSGNYKYSLPPIHRYNTEEKLKRMLEDAFVGIDSASHFIMLKTLPGNAQAVGSLVDNLDWDEMLGTICGDDTCLIICREESQTEYVKDKLLSML; via the coding sequence TTGAATAAAGGACAACGGCATCTACGTATTAGAGAGATTATTACAAATCATGAAATCGAGACACAGGATCAATTGGTCGAAAGTCTGAAAGATGCTGGAGCAGATGTCACGCAAGCTACAGTTTCGCGTGATATTAAAGAAATGCACTTGATTAAAGTACCTTCTCCGTCAGGGAATTATAAATATAGCCTACCGCCGATCCACCGCTATAATACGGAAGAGAAATTGAAGCGTATGCTAGAAGACGCGTTTGTCGGAATCGATAGTGCAAGTCACTTCATCATGCTGAAAACGCTTCCCGGTAATGCGCAGGCAGTAGGGTCGCTTGTCGACAACTTGGACTGGGATGAAATGCTTGGAACGATTTGCGGCGACGATACATGCTTGATCATTTGCCGTGAAGAATCTCAAACAGAGTATGTAAAAGATAAACTATTATCAATGCTATAA
- the recN gene encoding DNA repair protein RecN, which translates to MLSELSIKNFAIIEQLEIAFDDGLTVLTGETGAGKSIIIDAVQLLAGGRGSQEFIRHGAKKAELQGLFTIDQNIKAVSEKLTEFGIDTEEGIVILRRDISASGKSACRVNGKLVTIAILREIGSLLIDIHGQHENQELMNEKRHIHLLDFFIGEPIERAMSTYTELYDKYKKLQQLIATKTQDEQQIAQKIDLYKFQLEEIDAANLIVGEEEALESERVKLQHFNRLFDRLNTSYEALSLESHGLDWVGNSMSDLEEAASIDEELKTISETVNSSFYALQDVSHDLKRMIDGMEFQPDRLEFVDDRLALFLTLKRKYGKSLEDILIYRDKIADALDQLVNRDERLHQNQELLAQYVEDLEIEANELSIIRKKAALSLEKGIEEQLKQLYMEKATFKVQISQKQPHQFDANGFDEVVFMISTNLGEPLKPLVRVASGGELSRMMLALKTIFSQHQGVTSIIFDEVDTGVSGRVAQSIAEKISMISSHSQVLCISHLPQVAAMADHHYLIKKDVHDGRTTTAIHDVMQRERTEELSRMLSGAEITTLTLQHAEELLVLAEQRKQEFRK; encoded by the coding sequence TTGTTAAGCGAACTTTCGATTAAAAACTTTGCTATTATTGAACAACTTGAAATCGCATTTGACGACGGATTAACGGTGTTGACCGGTGAAACAGGTGCCGGGAAGTCAATTATCATCGATGCTGTCCAACTACTCGCTGGTGGCCGTGGATCACAAGAATTCATTCGTCATGGTGCAAAAAAAGCTGAGCTTCAAGGACTTTTCACTATCGATCAAAATATCAAAGCCGTGTCAGAGAAATTGACGGAATTTGGCATCGATACAGAAGAAGGTATTGTAATTTTACGTCGAGATATTAGTGCTAGCGGGAAATCCGCTTGCCGTGTCAATGGTAAACTCGTAACGATTGCTATATTGCGTGAGATTGGTTCTTTGCTAATCGATATTCACGGACAGCATGAAAATCAAGAATTGATGAATGAAAAGCGCCATATTCATTTGCTGGATTTCTTTATTGGTGAGCCAATTGAGCGAGCTATGTCGACCTATACCGAACTTTATGATAAATATAAAAAACTTCAGCAACTTATTGCTACGAAAACGCAAGACGAACAACAAATCGCACAAAAAATTGATCTGTACAAGTTCCAATTGGAAGAAATCGACGCGGCTAATTTAATCGTCGGCGAAGAAGAAGCACTGGAGTCTGAACGTGTGAAGCTCCAGCACTTTAACCGTCTATTTGATCGCTTGAACACATCATATGAAGCATTATCGCTGGAATCGCACGGTCTTGACTGGGTTGGTAATTCGATGAGTGATCTTGAAGAAGCTGCGTCAATTGATGAAGAGCTAAAAACTATATCTGAAACGGTCAATTCGTCATTTTATGCGCTACAAGATGTCTCGCATGATTTAAAACGAATGATTGATGGCATGGAATTCCAGCCGGATCGATTGGAATTTGTCGATGATCGATTGGCATTATTTTTGACATTGAAGCGTAAATACGGCAAATCGTTAGAAGATATTTTGATTTATCGCGATAAGATTGCTGATGCACTCGATCAACTTGTCAATCGTGACGAAAGATTGCATCAAAATCAGGAATTGTTGGCACAATACGTAGAAGATCTCGAAATTGAAGCGAATGAATTATCTATTATTCGTAAAAAAGCGGCGCTGTCTCTCGAAAAAGGGATTGAAGAGCAACTAAAACAATTATATATGGAAAAAGCGACATTCAAAGTACAAATTAGTCAAAAACAGCCGCATCAATTTGACGCCAATGGATTTGACGAAGTGGTGTTTATGATTTCCACGAACTTGGGTGAACCACTCAAACCGTTAGTACGAGTGGCGTCGGGTGGCGAATTATCTCGAATGATGTTAGCGTTAAAAACTATTTTTTCTCAACATCAAGGTGTGACATCGATTATTTTCGATGAAGTGGATACGGGTGTGAGCGGACGTGTAGCACAATCCATTGCTGAAAAAATTTCCATGATCTCTAGCCATTCACAAGTGTTATGTATTTCGCATTTACCACAAGTAGCTGCAATGGCCGATCATCACTATTTGATTAAAAAAGATGTGCATGATGGTCGGACAACTACGGCAATTCATGATGTTATGCAAAGAGAACGTACGGAAGAATTATCGCGTATGCTTTCAGGTGCAGAAATTACGACTTTAACGCTTCAGCATGCAGAAGAATTATTAGTATTAGCTGAACAGCGCAAACAGGAATTTCGTAAATAA
- a CDS encoding Leu/Phe/Val dehydrogenase, protein MELFTYMEDHDYEQLVLCYDKTSGLKAVIAIHDTTLGPALGGARMWTYASEEAAIEDALRLAKGMTYKNAAAGLNLGGGKTVIIGDPKTDKNDELFRALGRYIEGLNGRYITAEDVGTTEYDMDMIHLETNFVTGISSGEGTSGNPSPVTALGIYKGMKAAAKEAFGDDSLEGKTIAVQGVGNVAYTMCEYLHAEGAKLIVTDINEAAIQRAVEAFDATAVAPDDIYSQEADIFAPCALGAVINDETIPQLKVKVVAGSANNQLKEPEHGDRLHEMGIVYAPDYVINSGGVINVADELIGYNKARALKRVEGIYDTILKIFAISKRDGIPSYQAADRLAEERIARVGATRSTFLRSEKSIISNK, encoded by the coding sequence ATGGAATTATTTACGTACATGGAAGATCACGACTATGAGCAACTGGTACTTTGTTACGACAAGACATCCGGATTGAAAGCAGTAATCGCGATTCACGATACGACGCTTGGACCAGCACTTGGTGGCGCACGCATGTGGACGTATGCAAGCGAAGAAGCAGCTATTGAAGATGCATTGCGTTTAGCTAAAGGCATGACGTACAAGAACGCTGCGGCTGGTTTGAACCTTGGTGGCGGAAAGACAGTTATTATTGGAGATCCTAAAACAGATAAAAACGATGAGCTTTTCCGTGCATTGGGTCGTTACATAGAAGGTCTAAACGGACGATATATTACAGCAGAAGACGTAGGGACAACTGAATACGATATGGACATGATCCACTTGGAAACAAATTTTGTTACAGGTATCTCTTCAGGAGAAGGTACTTCAGGAAATCCATCCCCCGTTACTGCACTCGGTATCTACAAAGGAATGAAAGCCGCTGCGAAAGAAGCATTTGGCGATGATTCACTTGAAGGCAAGACGATCGCAGTTCAAGGCGTTGGAAACGTAGCCTACACAATGTGTGAGTACTTGCATGCTGAAGGTGCAAAGTTAATCGTTACGGATATCAATGAAGCAGCAATACAGCGTGCGGTAGAAGCATTTGATGCAACAGCTGTTGCGCCGGACGATATTTATTCACAAGAAGCTGATATTTTTGCTCCATGTGCTCTCGGTGCGGTCATCAATGACGAAACGATTCCACAACTGAAAGTGAAAGTAGTTGCAGGTTCTGCCAATAACCAATTGAAAGAGCCAGAGCACGGTGATCGCTTGCATGAAATGGGTATCGTCTATGCTCCAGATTACGTAATCAACTCAGGTGGCGTGATCAACGTAGCTGACGAATTGATCGGCTACAACAAAGCGCGTGCACTAAAGCGTGTAGAAGGAATTTACGACACAATCCTAAAGATTTTTGCTATCTCTAAACGCGACGGTATTCCATCCTATCAGGCTGCTGATCGTTTGGCAGAAGAGCGAATTGCAAGAGTTGGTGCAACTAGAAGCACATTCTTGCGCAGTGAAAAAAGTATTATATCAAATAAGTAA
- a CDS encoding DUF342 domain-containing protein, protein MLVENDYFDLLEVNNTIMMNTKKAGYPLKSFDALAADIPRLKLNSFKELMKALQTVGVHEIGTYSAPCEVYISPSKMKVELYIHATNEEFLKDKEQFLKQAEELLDQKEVNYDKESLLGLAYLPSNPMVIAVGKEPVKGESAQVEYIAMPDRKPNLREDGSVDHYELNFVTSIAKDEWLGEKTPAKEGFEGHNVFGEPIAAKKGEDIKLVYDRKSVGEFEEDGKIVLRALHGGALEELNGAISVGKQLIIPDDVGTKTGSITFDGSVRVMGTVSAGFSVNATGDISIEGKEGVTNAKEIYSEEGDVYIKGGVFGGGETIIKAKKNVFVKHANNCKIYGEQVNVGLYSLGSELYGNHICVDKHKGRIIGGLAEALFSIECATVGNNSERLTKLIVKGVNKELELEEIQQLAEKLKTEHEELKKIRLTLDKMSSIKASLPEGQFDMLEKTLQAKQQQIMSLDQTVKNKLQLVQVASTPKIEITREAHPGVQIVIGGKVSMLNRITKGVFELTSEGVLNV, encoded by the coding sequence TTGTTAGTAGAGAATGATTACTTTGATCTTCTAGAAGTGAACAATACTATCATGATGAATACCAAAAAAGCGGGATATCCACTAAAGTCATTTGACGCGCTGGCTGCCGATATTCCTAGGCTGAAACTGAACTCATTCAAGGAGCTGATGAAAGCTCTTCAAACGGTGGGCGTGCATGAGATCGGCACGTATTCCGCTCCTTGTGAAGTATATATATCACCAAGTAAAATGAAGGTGGAACTGTATATTCATGCAACAAACGAAGAGTTTCTTAAAGATAAGGAACAATTTTTGAAACAAGCTGAAGAATTGCTTGACCAAAAAGAAGTAAACTATGACAAAGAGAGTCTGCTTGGCTTGGCGTATCTACCAAGTAATCCGATGGTTATTGCAGTAGGCAAAGAACCCGTTAAAGGGGAGAGCGCACAAGTCGAGTATATCGCGATGCCGGACCGTAAACCGAATCTTCGTGAGGACGGTTCTGTCGATCACTATGAACTGAACTTCGTGACATCGATTGCGAAAGATGAATGGTTAGGGGAAAAGACGCCTGCTAAAGAAGGATTTGAAGGTCATAACGTTTTTGGTGAACCGATAGCGGCTAAAAAAGGCGAGGACATTAAATTGGTCTATGACCGTAAATCGGTCGGAGAGTTTGAAGAAGACGGAAAGATCGTCTTGCGTGCTTTACATGGCGGTGCCTTGGAAGAACTGAACGGTGCAATCAGTGTCGGTAAGCAACTAATCATTCCGGATGATGTAGGTACCAAAACGGGTTCAATTACATTTGACGGATCTGTGCGTGTAATGGGAACGGTCTCAGCTGGCTTTTCTGTCAATGCGACAGGGGATATTTCCATCGAAGGAAAAGAAGGCGTGACAAACGCCAAGGAAATCTATTCTGAAGAGGGCGATGTCTATATTAAAGGCGGCGTGTTCGGTGGAGGAGAAACGATTATCAAGGCAAAGAAAAACGTATTCGTGAAACATGCGAATAATTGTAAAATCTATGGAGAGCAAGTCAATGTCGGTCTCTATTCACTTGGCTCTGAACTATACGGGAACCATATTTGTGTCGATAAACATAAAGGCCGCATCATCGGTGGTCTTGCGGAGGCACTATTTTCTATCGAATGTGCAACGGTCGGAAATAACTCTGAGCGTTTGACGAAACTGATTGTCAAAGGGGTTAATAAAGAACTGGAGCTCGAAGAAATTCAACAATTGGCAGAAAAGCTAAAAACGGAGCACGAAGAACTGAAGAAAATCCGGCTGACGCTTGATAAAATGTCAAGTATCAAAGCAAGTCTTCCGGAAGGCCAGTTTGACATGCTAGAAAAGACCTTGCAAGCAAAGCAACAACAAATTATGTCGCTCGATCAAACAGTTAAAAATAAGTTGCAGCTCGTGCAAGTAGCTAGCACACCTAAAATAGAAATCACACGCGAGGCACATCCGGGCGTGCAGATAGTAATAGGTGGAAAAGTTAGTATGTTGAATCGTATAACGAAAGGCGTTTTCGAATTAACGAGCGAAGGAGTATTGAATGTCTGA
- a CDS encoding thiamine pyrophosphate-dependent dehydrogenase E1 component subunit alpha produces the protein MSNRHIELGLTDEDVLQMYETMLMARRLDERMWLLNRAGKIPFVISCQGQEAAQVGASFALNNEKDWIAPYYRDMGVVLHFGMTPKELMLSAFAKAEDPNSGGRQMPGHFGQRKNRILTGSSPVTTQLPHAVGVALAAKMNKQDFITFVTLGEGSSNQGDFHEGMNFAGVHKLPTVIMVENNKYAISVPIEKQIACENVSDRAIGYGMPGYTVDGRDPLTVYEVVKEAADRARNGDGPTLVEAVCYRLTAHSSDDDQRQYRDAEELEDEKKNDPLLSFIQYLQEVNVLTEEKFEEIEERVKQQVDEATEYAEQAEYAKPEHALRHVYEEKGGEA, from the coding sequence ATGAGTAATCGGCATATTGAATTGGGTTTGACAGATGAAGATGTGTTACAGATGTACGAGACGATGCTGATGGCACGTCGTTTAGATGAGAGAATGTGGTTACTGAATCGCGCGGGGAAAATTCCATTCGTCATTTCTTGTCAAGGACAGGAAGCTGCGCAAGTAGGGGCTTCATTCGCTCTCAATAACGAAAAAGATTGGATCGCACCGTATTACCGCGATATGGGAGTTGTCTTGCATTTCGGCATGACGCCGAAAGAATTGATGTTATCGGCTTTTGCCAAAGCAGAAGATCCGAACTCCGGCGGACGGCAGATGCCAGGTCACTTTGGCCAACGCAAGAATCGTATCTTGACAGGATCTTCACCTGTTACAACACAATTACCACATGCTGTCGGCGTAGCATTAGCCGCGAAAATGAATAAACAAGATTTCATCACGTTCGTGACGCTTGGAGAAGGTTCTTCCAATCAAGGAGATTTCCATGAAGGCATGAACTTTGCGGGTGTGCATAAATTACCGACTGTAATTATGGTGGAAAATAATAAATATGCAATCTCTGTACCTATAGAAAAACAAATAGCGTGTGAAAATGTCTCTGACCGTGCGATTGGTTACGGTATGCCGGGCTATACAGTAGACGGACGCGATCCGTTGACAGTGTATGAAGTGGTGAAAGAGGCTGCGGATCGGGCTAGAAACGGTGACGGGCCAACGTTGGTTGAAGCGGTATGTTATCGATTGACGGCGCACTCTTCTGATGATGATCAACGTCAATACCGTGATGCAGAAGAGTTGGAAGATGAAAAGAAAAACGATCCGTTATTGTCATTCATTCAATATTTGCAAGAAGTAAATGTTTTGACGGAAGAGAAGTTTGAGGAGATTGAAGAACGTGTGAAACAACAGGTCGATGAAGCGACAGAGTATGCGGAACAGGCGGAATATGCGAAGCCTGAACATGCACTGCGCCATGTCTATGAAGAAAAGGGAGGCGAAGCATAA
- the spo0A gene encoding sporulation transcription factor Spo0A: MEKVKVAIADDNKELVKTMMSYFEKHDEIEVIWTANNGQVCLTMLEEERPDILLLDIIMPHLDGIGVLETLNETNKMGDMQIMMLTAFGQENVMSQAATLGASYFMLKPFEFDRLIGQIFKAAGKPKNTMPTFVVQESPQQTGVVTQKVLDTAITSMIKEIGVPAHIKGYAFLREGIQMVYSDVELLGSVTKILYPDIAKKYNTTPSRVERAIRHAIEVAWNRGNYDLISKTFGYTVHHLKSKPTNSEFIAMIADKIRLEHMVS, translated from the coding sequence ATGGAAAAAGTGAAAGTGGCAATTGCTGACGATAATAAAGAACTTGTGAAAACGATGATGTCTTATTTTGAAAAGCACGACGAAATAGAGGTAATTTGGACAGCGAATAATGGGCAAGTGTGCTTGACAATGTTAGAAGAAGAGCGTCCTGACATTTTATTGTTGGATATTATCATGCCACATCTTGACGGCATTGGGGTGCTGGAGACGTTGAATGAGACGAATAAAATGGGGGATATGCAAATCATGATGTTGACGGCTTTTGGACAGGAAAATGTCATGTCACAAGCCGCAACTCTTGGTGCTTCGTATTTCATGTTAAAGCCTTTCGAATTCGACCGACTGATCGGGCAAATCTTCAAGGCAGCCGGGAAGCCGAAGAATACTATGCCTACGTTTGTCGTGCAGGAATCTCCACAGCAAACAGGTGTCGTGACGCAAAAGGTACTCGATACTGCGATTACGTCGATGATCAAAGAAATCGGCGTGCCCGCCCATATTAAAGGTTACGCGTTTTTACGCGAAGGCATACAGATGGTGTATAGTGATGTGGAATTGCTTGGTTCCGTCACGAAGATTCTGTATCCGGATATCGCGAAGAAGTACAATACGACACCGTCTCGCGTCGAACGGGCGATTCGCCATGCGATTGAAGTGGCGTGGAACCGTGGAAATTATGACTTGATTTCGAAGACGTTCGGTTATACGGTGCATCATTTGAAGAGCAAGCCGACGAATAGCGAGTTCATTGCAATGATTGCGGATAAGATCCGTTTGGAGCATATGGTGAGCTAA
- a CDS encoding glycerophosphodiester phosphodiesterase: MSDSQIFAHRGASGHYFENTMRAFWGAVQKGADGIELDVQQTKDGQLVVIHDNELVRLAGIDQRIDQLTSQELQHIKIGKSGYRRMFGHSIPALFDVVSFCAEHNLALNVELKETVYGQAAVLEQILHYVEPLSAVHLSSFDYETMRLVKDLDRNVETALLLRKKSVDWQNLASYDVDAFHFHKRLWKDPYKSHLIESGKTLRMYGITGTESFLSETPEVTGWITDYPKRVRKKIKGPR, encoded by the coding sequence ATGTCTGACAGTCAAATATTTGCCCACCGCGGTGCTTCTGGACATTACTTTGAAAATACGATGCGTGCATTTTGGGGAGCCGTACAAAAAGGTGCGGATGGAATTGAATTGGATGTTCAACAGACGAAGGACGGACAGCTGGTCGTTATTCACGATAATGAATTAGTGCGTCTTGCTGGGATTGACCAGCGCATTGATCAATTGACATCGCAGGAACTGCAACACATCAAAATTGGCAAAAGCGGATATCGCCGAATGTTTGGCCATTCCATCCCTGCATTATTTGATGTGGTTTCTTTCTGTGCGGAGCATAACTTAGCACTAAATGTCGAATTAAAGGAAACGGTGTACGGGCAAGCTGCTGTACTAGAACAAATACTTCATTACGTAGAACCGTTATCAGCCGTACATCTTTCATCCTTCGATTATGAAACAATGCGTTTAGTAAAAGACCTGGATCGTAACGTGGAGACTGCTTTATTACTTCGAAAAAAATCGGTCGACTGGCAGAATCTTGCTTCGTATGATGTGGATGCATTTCATTTTCATAAGAGATTATGGAAAGACCCGTATAAAAGTCATTTGATTGAAAGTGGAAAGACGTTGCGGATGTATGGAATAACGGGGACGGAATCGTTTTTATCCGAGACACCTGAAGTAACGGGTTGGATTACAGATTATCCTAAACGTGTCCGCAAAAAAATAAAAGGGCCAAGGTAA
- the lpdA gene encoding dihydrolipoyl dehydrogenase produces the protein MSKEYDVVILGGGTGGYVAAIRAAQLGLTTAIVEKSKLGGTCLHSGCIPSKAMLKSAEVYRVTREEANEFGVNTGDVSLDFSQVQKRKGKIVDQLHAGIEGLMKKGKIDVYHGTGRILGASIFSPMPGTISVEMDNGEENEILILKNLIIATGSKPRSLPGLEVDEKSVMTSDGALLMNALPSSITIIGGGVIGIEWASMLVDFGVDVTVLDRLDEILATEDKEVAVAMHKALKKRGVKFILGAEILTDSLQKNDSDVTISYKLGDEEQSITSEKMMVSVGRAPVIQDIGLQNTDIQVDKGSIQTNTHYQTKDDHIYAIGDVIGGLQLAHVAEHEGLHAIEHIAGKRLDPMNYDLVPRCVYSYPETAAVGLTEQQAKDQGFDVKIGKFPFKANGKALVNGHADGFVKIIVDEQTDDIIGVHMMGSHVTDLISEAGLAMVMNAIPWEISSAVHPHPTLSEAFSEAALAVEGLAIHM, from the coding sequence TTGAGTAAAGAATATGATGTAGTAATTTTAGGCGGGGGAACTGGCGGATATGTTGCGGCCATTCGCGCGGCTCAACTAGGTTTGACAACAGCCATTGTAGAAAAATCCAAGCTCGGCGGTACGTGTTTGCACAGCGGGTGTATTCCGAGTAAAGCGATGCTGAAAAGTGCGGAAGTCTATCGTGTGACACGTGAAGAGGCGAATGAATTTGGCGTGAATACTGGTGACGTTTCACTGGACTTCTCACAAGTACAAAAACGTAAAGGTAAAATTGTTGATCAATTGCATGCAGGAATTGAAGGCTTAATGAAAAAAGGAAAGATCGATGTCTATCACGGAACGGGTAGAATACTAGGGGCTTCTATTTTCTCTCCAATGCCCGGAACTATTTCCGTGGAAATGGACAATGGTGAAGAGAATGAGATTCTAATTCTTAAAAATCTCATAATTGCAACTGGATCGAAACCAAGATCATTACCAGGACTCGAAGTGGACGAGAAATCCGTAATGACATCCGACGGAGCTTTATTAATGAATGCGCTTCCATCTTCAATTACGATCATCGGTGGAGGAGTTATCGGTATCGAATGGGCGTCTATGCTAGTGGATTTCGGTGTGGATGTAACAGTGCTCGATCGTCTTGACGAGATACTAGCGACAGAGGATAAAGAAGTTGCGGTTGCTATGCATAAAGCGCTCAAAAAGCGTGGTGTGAAATTCATTTTAGGTGCAGAGATTTTAACAGATTCATTGCAGAAAAATGATAGTGACGTGACGATTTCCTATAAACTTGGTGATGAAGAGCAATCTATCACGAGTGAGAAAATGATGGTGTCTGTTGGACGCGCTCCAGTTATCCAAGATATTGGTTTGCAAAACACAGATATTCAAGTCGATAAGGGCTCGATTCAAACGAATACACATTATCAAACAAAAGATGACCATATATATGCAATCGGTGACGTGATTGGTGGACTTCAACTGGCACATGTGGCAGAACACGAAGGATTGCACGCAATCGAACATATTGCTGGAAAACGACTAGATCCGATGAATTATGATCTGGTACCACGCTGTGTTTATTCGTATCCTGAAACGGCGGCAGTTGGCTTGACGGAGCAACAAGCGAAAGATCAAGGGTTCGATGTAAAAATCGGCAAGTTCCCGTTCAAAGCAAACGGCAAAGCATTGGTTAACGGTCATGCAGATGGTTTCGTCAAAATTATTGTGGACGAGCAGACAGATGATATTATCGGTGTCCATATGATGGGTTCGCATGTAACGGATCTAATTTCTGAAGCGGGCTTGGCGATGGTGATGAATGCAATTCCTTGGGAAATATCCTCGGCTGTCCATCCGCACCCGACATTATCAGAAGCGTTCAGTGAAGCGGCATTAGCAGTTGAAGGGCTAGCCATTCACATGTAA
- a CDS encoding SpoIVB peptidase S55 domain-containing protein: MGWNKSFKTLLALVLMLCLVPGISLAEEETLIPMGDSIGIQMDLSGIYVTSDVKIDQQEWLKKGDIIRQLNGNDMKQLVNFERAVQKDSATMMLDILRNGKHETIQADRSLIKRATPFLKDRTEGTGTLTYVDPKSGTYGALGHQIIDSTLQSAPPFEKGAIYLSEISQIKKSSPGFPGYKISSIIDQNKFLGNIQINNVYGIFGNWKNAYNKVLAEPLEIMQPFELMIGPAEIFTTVEGSTVEKFTIQITKIEEEQFQIQVTDKKLLSKTGGILQGMSGSPIIQSGKFVGAITHMFVDEPEKGAALFLKTMRTNEK, translated from the coding sequence ATGGGATGGAATAAATCTTTCAAAACACTTTTAGCTCTTGTCTTGATGCTCTGCCTTGTGCCTGGAATTTCATTAGCCGAAGAAGAAACGCTCATTCCAATGGGAGACTCCATTGGTATTCAAATGGATTTGAGCGGGATTTATGTAACGAGTGACGTTAAGATTGATCAGCAGGAATGGCTGAAAAAAGGCGATATTATTCGCCAATTGAACGGTAACGATATGAAGCAACTTGTTAATTTTGAACGTGCTGTGCAAAAGGACAGCGCTACGATGATGCTCGACATTTTGCGAAATGGTAAACACGAAACCATTCAAGCAGATCGGTCGCTCATTAAGCGCGCCACACCCTTCCTTAAGGACCGAACGGAAGGTACCGGAACATTAACTTACGTCGACCCGAAAAGTGGAACATACGGAGCGCTGGGACACCAGATCATTGATAGTACGTTACAGTCTGCTCCGCCGTTTGAAAAAGGCGCCATTTATTTATCGGAAATTAGTCAGATTAAGAAAAGTTCTCCAGGATTTCCGGGATATAAAATTTCCTCCATTATTGATCAGAATAAGTTCCTCGGAAATATTCAAATCAATAATGTGTATGGAATATTTGGTAATTGGAAAAATGCATACAATAAAGTATTGGCTGAACCCCTTGAAATTATGCAGCCGTTTGAATTGATGATCGGTCCAGCAGAAATATTTACTACGGTGGAAGGTTCTACTGTAGAGAAATTCACCATCCAAATTACGAAGATAGAAGAAGAACAATTCCAAATCCAAGTAACTGACAAAAAATTACTGAGTAAGACGGGTGGGATCTTGCAAGGAATGAGCGGGAGCCCCATTATCCAAAGCGGTAAATTTGTCGGAGCCATTACGCATATGTTTGTGGACGAGCCGGAAAAAGGGGCCGCGCTTTTCCTGAAAACGATGCGAACAAATGAAAAGTAA
- a CDS encoding DUF2627 domain-containing protein, protein MVRLAAFIVLLIPGIAAALGIKLMRDSLFGHLFSPFPFIWMQFLGGFILFAAGLGFFAGFLLRRDRRSGRAADRFKKDLK, encoded by the coding sequence ATGGTGCGTCTTGCTGCGTTTATTGTGCTGTTAATTCCAGGGATTGCAGCGGCTCTGGGAATAAAACTAATGCGTGATTCCTTGTTCGGCCATTTATTTTCGCCATTCCCATTCATTTGGATGCAATTTTTAGGCGGATTCATACTATTTGCCGCGGGTCTTGGATTTTTTGCAGGCTTCTTATTGCGCCGCGATCGTAGAAGTGGACGAGCAGCTGACAGATTTAAAAAGGACTTGAAATAA